The region TATTTCTTCTTTTACACTGAGGGTacagaacattaagaacacctgctgtttccatgagattgaccaggtgaatccaggtgaaagctatggaaggattttcaagccttgagacatggattgcgtatgtgtgccaatcagatggtgaatgggcaaggcaaaagacttaagtgcctttgaacgggtcatggtaggtgccaggcgcaccggtttgtgtcaagaactgcaacactactgggtttttcacgctcattGATTTCATCGTGTATCAagtatggtccaccacccaaaggacatccagccaacttgacacaactgtgggaagcatgggggagtcaacatgggccagcatccctgtggaatgattTTGAGACCTTGTAGAGTCCAGGCCCCAATGAATTAaaactgttctgagggcaaagggggggtgcaactcaatattaggaaggtgttcctgatgttCATACACTCAGCGTATATACACACGCATTCAACTCAATATGGATCCCAACAGCAAAACAAATTCAAAACTCCCTTTGCACCACTAGATAGAGTTAGCTATAAAAATCGCAAGGCAGTACACAAAACGCAACTTAGCCGTCAGACACAAGATATGCAGCAGAGTGAGTGAAGGATTCTTGGACAGCATCATTCAAAACAGGAATAGTCAGCAGTAGGAATATTCCCTTCATCCTGTTCTGAACACACCTGGTGTTGTTTTGTAGTTGGGCTTCAGATTCACAGTATGCTTGGAAAGGAAGGAAGAACAGCGGACACGAGACACCGGAAAGCGTCATCACCAACTGGAGTGTGAATGCATTTCTACGATCTTCTGACCtgaagagagaagcagagaaacaGTTGATTaaatacacagtaataatatgtACTGTCGGTCTATCAACACATAAAAGTACTTCTACTGACAGGGGGTATTATCCTAATTGACATGAAGCTATTGCCCACAGCTAACCTTCCCCGCCCAACAAAATATAAATACCCTACCTGCATTTAAATATTTCCTGACTAGAAATTGTAACCATTATGTATTCTAGTGTCAGTGCTGTTTCCCAGTGTTCATTCCCATCCATATTGACCAGAGAGAATATGATATGGAGGATGTATTTAGTACTCACAGTGCCATCACTTTACCACTGGGGGGGAACATAGCTGTAGGTGGGCACGCCTGGGTGTCGGTATGTGGGCATTGTAACTTGGTGGGGGGTCGGGGAGTGCGTCAACAAAGTTCCTGGAGAAAGGAAGGAGGTGGGAGAGGTCCGGAAATTAGACAGAGCAAAACCCATTTATTTAACACTGTTGCGACCAGATtatatacataaaaaaataataataataaaaaaaggtaaacgcattaaaaaaaaatcaaaatggaACTCGCCGGCTGACATGGCCATACTGGTCCCTGCTATCATCCCCATGGCTACGCCGTTGTGGGGGCGGGACTGGTGATGCATGGGCGGGGCATACATGGCTGCTGGCACCCCATTGGACTGGACCACTGTAGTGTGATGAATGACATGGGGTGGGGCTGCGAACAGAGGCTGTGTGTAGTAAGTGCcttgctgctgagagagagagggcaaagtGTTAATAGGTACAGTTTTATGAAACAGAATGTAATATTttaaactgtatatacagttgaagtcggaagtttacatacaccttaaccaaatacatttaaactcaatttcacaattgctgacatttaattctGGTAAAAATGttgtgtcttaggtcagttaggatcaccactttattttaagaatgtgaaatgtcagaataatagtagagagaatcttttatttccttcatcacattcccagtgggtcagaagtttacatacactcaattagtatttggtagcattgcctttaaattgtttaacctgggtcaaacgtttcatgtagccttccacaagcttccaataggttgggtgaattttggcccacactcctgacagagctggtgtaaacgAGTCAGgtttgttgcttcaatatatccacataattttcctgcctcatgacggcatctattctgtgaagtgcaccactccctaatgcagcaaagcaccccaaaaagtacaatctttgtccccatgtgcagatacaaatcgtagtctggctttttatggcggttttggagcagaggcttcttccttgctgagcggcctttcaggttatgtcgatataggactcgttttactgtggatatagatacttctgtacctgtttcctccagcatcttcaaaaggtcctttgctgttgttctgggatttatttgcagttgtcgcaccaaagtacgttcatctctaggagacagaacgcgtctccttcctgagcggtatgatggctgcctatcagaagcttctaaagccatgacatcttttgctggaattttccaagctgtttaaaggcacagtcaacttagtgtatgtaaacttctcagccactggaattgtgatacagtgaattataagtttaaataatctgtctgtaaacaattgttggaaaaattacttgtgtcaggcacaaagtagatgtcctaaccgacttgccaaaactgtagtttgttaacaagaaatttgtggagtggttgaaaaacgagttttaatgactccaacctaagtgtatgtaaacttccgagaTCAActgtaactgccttaatgttgctggaccccaggaagagtaaatACCAATACTAAATGTCAGTGCCACAGTGAGACAAGTACAACTACAGCAGCAATAAGCAGCAAGCTAATGTGTATCTGAATTGTCTAAGGCAGACAGATATGATTACATTCCGTCTGACCTATGTAACTGTTATGACCTTGTAACAATGCAGCGATAAATACCAATTCTGCAGTACAACAAATAAGATAAACAGGTTCAGTTACATCATACTACTTCAGACGGTAGAGGCAGATGATGTCagttgactaactgactgacctGTGTGTAGGGGTTCTGTTGGGGGTAGGTGCTCCTCACAGGGAAGACTGCTGCAGGATAGAGGTTGGGTGATGAGGAGTAGGGTGGGACAGCCCCCGTGGTGGGCGAGCAGGTCATTTTAAAAGGAGTGCCCGGAGCGTAACCTATAAGAGAGGGTTTCAGAGATATAAACACACAACAAGGAGAGGCGTTGTTAACACACCGTCTAGGGTATTACACATTTTAAcagggaaccccccccccccccacaaaaaatggcagcatcatgttgtgggggtgctttgctgcaggagggactggtgcacttcacaaaatagatggcatcatgaggcaggaaaattatgtggatatattgaagcaacatcaagacatcagtcaggaagttaaagcttggtcgcaaatgggtcttccaaatggacaatgaccccaagcatacttcaaaagttgtggcaaaatggcttaaggacaacaaactcaaggtattggagtggccatcacaaagccctgacctcaatcctatagaaaatgtgtgggcagaactgaaaaagtgtgtgcgagcaaggatgactacatacctgactcagttacaccagctctgtcaggaggaatgggccaacattcacccaacttattgtgggaagcttgtggaaggctaaatgaaacgtttgacccaagttaaacaatttaaaggccatgctaccaattgagtgtatgtatgtaaacttctgacccactgggaaagtgatgaaagaaataaaagctgaaataaaatcactctactattattctgacatttcacattcttaaaataaagtggtgatcctaactgatctaagacaaggaatttttactaggattaaatgtcaggaatttgagttgaaaatcgagtttaaatgtatttggctaaggtgtatgtaaacttccaacttcaactgtaatatacacacactaccagtcaaaagtttggacacacctattcattccaaggtttttctttatttttactatgttctacaccatggaataatagtgaagacatcaaaactataaaataacacaaatggaatcatgtagtaatgaaaaaagtattaaactaatcaaaatatattttatacatgacatttttcaaagtagccaccctttgccttgatgacagctttgcacactcttggctttctttcaaccagcttcatgaggtagtcacctggaatgcatttcaattaacagttgtgccttgttaaaagttaatttgtggaatttctttccttcttaatgcatttgagccaatcggttgtgttgtaacaaggtagggatagtatacagaagatagccctatttggtaaaataccaagtccatattatggcaagaactgctcaaataagcaaagagaaacggcagtccatcagtactttaagacatgaaggtcagtcaatccagaaaatgtcaagaactttcaaagtttctttaagtgcagtcaaaaaaaacattaagcactatgatgaaactggctctcccgAGGactgtcacaggaaaggaagacccagagttacctctgctgcagaggataagttcattagagttaccagcctcagaaattgcagcccaaataaatgcttcacagagttcaagtaacagacacatcgcaacatcaactgttcagaggagactgtgtgaatcaggccttcttgatcgaattgctgcaaagaaaccactactaaaaggacaccaatatgaagaagagacttgactgggccaagaaacacaagcaatgtacattagaccagtggaaatctgtccttttgtctgaggagtccatatttgagatttttggttccaaccgctgtgtctttgcgagatgcagagtaggtgaacggatcatCTCCGCATgtttggttcccaccgtgaagcatggaggtggtgtgatggtgctttgctggtgacacggatttatttagaattcaaggcacacttaaccagcatggctaccacagaattctgcaccAATaagccattccatctggtttgcacttagtgggactatcgtttgtttttcaacaggacaatgacccaaaacacacctccaggctgtgaaagggttatttgaccaagagggagagtgatggagtactgaaAAACCTTTGAATTAGTATAtttatccaaacttttgactggtactgtatatcacgggtatgacaaaacatgtatttttactgctctaattatgttggtaaccagtttataatagcaataaggcaccttgggggctTGTGGTATATGGGCAgtatataccacagctaagggctgtatccaggcactccgagtTGCGTCATGCATAACACTAAGGTTGTCGGTTCAATTCCCAGGGATCACATACAAAAACAATCTATGCACTCACTGTACAAGAgtaggctacatgcagctctctgAGAGGGACTGATAACTTACCTGTGGGGAAGGCTGGGTGGTTGGCTCCAG is a window of Oncorhynchus mykiss isolate Arlee chromosome 11, USDA_OmykA_1.1, whole genome shotgun sequence DNA encoding:
- the LOC110535470 gene encoding myelin-associated neurite-outgrowth inhibitor isoform X1; the encoded protein is MNPVYNPASTGVPYVNPKGHLVGYPAGFPGGYSAGPAYTPNMYHPGANHPAFPTGYAPGTPFKMTCSPTTGAVPPYSSSPNLYPAAVFPVRSTYPQQNPYTQQQGTYYTQPLFAAPPHVIHHTTVVQSNGVPAAMYAPPMHHQSRPHNGVAMGMIAGTSMAMSAGTLLTHSPTPHQVTMPTYRHPGVPTYSYVPPQW
- the LOC110535470 gene encoding myelin-associated neurite-outgrowth inhibitor isoform X2, which gives rise to MNPVYNPASTGVPYVNPKGHLVGYPAGFPGGYSAGPAYTPNMYHPGANHPAFPTGYAPGTPFKMTCSPTTGAVPPYSSSPNLYPAAVFPVRSTYPQQNPYTQQGTYYTQPLFAAPPHVIHHTTVVQSNGVPAAMYAPPMHHQSRPHNGVAMGMIAGTSMAMSAGTLLTHSPTPHQVTMPTYRHPGVPTYSYVPPQW